Proteins encoded by one window of Aphidius gifuensis isolate YNYX2018 linkage group LG2, ASM1490517v1, whole genome shotgun sequence:
- the LOC122848779 gene encoding uncharacterized protein LOC122848779 isoform X4: protein MYENWSIKMDTQGGISRNAGPGLYEFLMEAELQQYYAGIRGDLKVQTTAQLKYVTEDDLTTIGMSKPEMRRLKKYFQKHFPQNYLLKFKKMLLSKREGCDQIGGLSILAEEKQDKPPIKVPNKHMIPADAIIVNKELGTGEFGVVQQGVWTNDGERIQVAIKCLSRERMQNNPIEFLKEAAIMHAIDHEHIVRLYGVVLDTNSLMLVTELAPLRSLLECLKEPSLRASFPVLSLCDFSIQISDGMQYLEAKRLIHRDLAARNILVFSKNKVKISDFGLSRALGVGKDYYQTNFNVNLKLPIAWCAPECISYLKFTSASDVWAYGVTLWEMFSYGFQPWAALTGHQILEAIDEPNYQRLEQPDCCPNDYFLLMQQCWQHEPTKRPKFHELINLLPDLKPEQVQAVQDSSEIGQLSYRQSDIITVLDKGGNNILWKGVLTNGKTGLFNPAHTIAYLGSNLPSNKPGEFTRGDGKNVFSSSQRKKIRTDMISSPQGDLKHTGHVGLDGAYFGDISFLGGKYPHLPRQVVTPYKPHEDVTDNSSQIYSQDERNAEASSCTNKDSRNSHGFQDVSIDGLWSDTTSELSFTSTNHNKINKKNHQHDSIIMPNCASAIEALGADHEYHEISDEENQDSPLRFDKPLNFDFGPSLLDEMDQMFRSLGSSPQPPPPPPPPSSLSGHHSSAEHESSNARNELREIQAKQSNKKKQASWLCSSLQSLSSTVSSIESLGAPSTLKLPLWDKASAEFCFAKSRELLTKPSAWTSYMDMEFDTRIINDNDSIKKSLVKSTEFLDNGNRNGSINNFGNGDVLIEKNNTQTNGNGKISYLSNSNLEMSKDAKRVSTSYIDRYFDQTKYYDDDTNIEECFEREIYGFEEEKNHLKNSNNNLDNNERINYWTNHFSTRHDTFGKNKMLNNQDIMRKNNIKTNDNNYQFENMSNYQIPYVKAKSFDLSTDGIMNFDVGTRPKVPGSIKFNLSRDEVEKRIEIQKAREAAYHAENVKARNYRAAAASSSAVATTSSTVASSSSSSTTTSTIATASSFDSTTRANLDTVRIKIQSYRKIEDNKNGHDNNYPFLISNNPLFISETDKQESPLYSSSESLRVNFQRLRRKSDAEIGNGSSDLSSKIFAEKYHREVSGLESVKNYLDAKKGQRFNLGLGKLTQNMIQLGKNIAQNSRNLESPNAKSKVSNMRNLDDITSSSIMRDINFIEPQLLKQDSQIKKTSNNNFLLDSKNRNGHSSNGHNDNSSASPIKTNNQQQQQQQQLNILDPPKLYQNDTSKNDYGKPEIIVDTITTNTNIYRHRTGSLSETKRPVIKNIRRSFHPGAESSEDSDSISHSETDIRARLRFKKRSKKVPQSLRLNLNKNNNNNNKSMFLHPETARGCSIIDHTGKSPPPSTSFLNSLSPPFSSRNNMLSWPESAPSSSLTFTSNSELDSDTSSAEYPEFTQDALTFPPSPAP from the exons aTGTACGAAAATTGGAGCATTAAAATgg ataccCAAGGAGGTATATCACGTAATGCTGGTCCAGGTCTTTATGAATTTCTCATGGAGGCTGAACTTCAACAGTATTATGCAGGAATTCGAG gtGACTTGAAGGTACAGACAACAgcacaattaaaatatgtaacaGAGGatgatttaacaacaattggaATGAGTAAACCAGAAATGcgtagattaaaaaaatattttcaaaaacattttccacaaaattatttattgaaatttaaaaaaatgttattatccAAAAGAGAGGGTTGTGATCAAATTGGTGGCTTGTCAATTCTAGCTGaagaaaaacaagataaacCACCAATAAAAGTACCAAATAAACATATGATACCAGCAGAtgcaataattgttaataaagaaCTTGGTACTGGTGAATTTGGTGTTGTACAACAGGGTGTATGGACAAATGATGGTGAACGTATACAAGTTgcaataaaatgtttatcacGTGAAAGAATGCAAAATAatccaattgaatttttaaaagaagcAGCAATAATGCATGCTATTGATCATGAACATATTGTACGTTTATATGGTGTTGTACTTGATACAAATTCATTGATGCTTGTTACTGAATTAGCACCATTACGTTCATTACTTGAATGTTTAAAAGAGCCAAGTTTACGTGCTAGTTTTCCAGTATTATCATTATgtgatttttcaatacaaaTATCTGATGGTATGCAATATTTAGAAGCTAAAAGATTAATACATCGTGATTTAGCTGCACGTAATATACttgtattttctaaaaataaagttaaaatatcTGATTTTGGTTTATCAAGAGCACTTGGTGTTGGTAAAgattattatcaaacaaattttaatgttaatttaaaattaccaatAGCATGGTGTGCACCAGAATGtatatcatatttaaaatttacatcagCAAGTGATGTATGGGCATATGGTGTTACATTATGGGAAATGTTTAGTTATGGTTTTCAACCATGGGCAGCTCTAACTGGACATCAAATATTAGAAGCAATTGATGAACCAAATTATCAACGTCTTGAACAACCAGATTGTTGtccaaatgattattttttattaatgcaaCAATGCTGGCAACATGAACCAACAAAAAGACCAAAATttcatgaattaataaatttattaccagaTTTAAAACCTGAACAAGTACAAGCTGTACAAGATAGTTCAGAAATTGGACAATTATCATATCGTCAAAGTGATATTATAACTGTATTAGATAAAGGaggtaataatatattatggaAAGGTGTATTAACAAATGGTAAAACTGGATTATTTAATCCAGCTCATACAATTGCTTATCTTGGTTCAAATTTACCAAGTAATAAACCTGGTGAATTTACACGTGGTGATggtaaaaatgtattttcatcatcacaaagaaaaaaaatacgtactGATATGATATCATCACCACAAGGTGATTTAAAACATACTGGTCATGTTGGTCTTGATGGAGCATATTTTGGTGATATTAGTTTTCTTGGTGGTAAATATCCACATTTACCAAGACAAGTTGTAACACCATATAAACCACATGAAGATGTTACTGATAATTCTAGTCAAATTTATAGTCAAGATGAACGTAATGCTGAGGCATCATCATGCACAAATAAAGACAGTAGAAATTCACATGGTTTTCAAGATGTTAGCATTGATGGTTTATGGTCAGATACAACATCTGAATTATCATTTACAAGTacaaatcataataaaattaataaaaaaaatcatcaacatgaTTCAATTATAATGCCAAATTGTGCTAGTGCCATTGAAGCACTTGGTGCTGATCATGAATATCATGAAATTAGTGATGAAGAAAATCAAGATAGTCCATTGAGATTTGATAAaccattaaattttgattttggaCCAAGTTTATTGGATGAAATGGATCAAATGTTTCGTTCACTTG gttCTTCACCACaaccacctccaccaccaccaccaccatcttCATTGTCTGGTCATCATTCATCAGCTGAACATGAATCAAGTAATGCTAGAAATGAACTTCGTGAAATTCAAGCTAAGCagagtaacaaaaaaaaacaagccaGC TGGCTATGCTCAAGTTTACAATCTCTATCATCAACAGTATCAAGTATTGAATCACTTGGTGCTCCATCAACTCTTAAATTACCATTATGGGACAAGGCATCTGCTGAATTTTGTTTTGCAAAATCACgtgaattattaacaaaaccaAGTGCCTGGACATCCTATATGGATATGGAATTTGATACacgtattattaatgataatgattcaattaaaaaaagtctTGTTAAATCAACagaatttttagataatgGTAATCGTAATGgtagtattaataattttggtaATGGTGatgtattaattgaaaaaaataatacacaaacAAATGGTAATggtaaaatatcatatttatcaaattcaaatttagAAATGTCAAAAGATGCTAAACGTGTATCAACAAGTTATATTGATCGTTATTTTGatcaaacaaaatattatgatgatgatacaaatATAGAAGAATGTTTTGAACGTGAAATTTATGGttttgaagaagaaaaaaatcatttaaaaaattcaaataataatttagataataatgaaagaattAATTATTGGACAAATCATTTTTCAACAAGACATGATAcatttggtaaaaataaaatgctcAATAATCAAGATatcatgagaaaaaataatattaaaacaaatgataataattatcaatttgaaaatatgtCAAATTATCAAATACCATATGTTAAAGCaaaatcatttgatttatcaactgATGGAATTATGAATTTTGATGTTGGAACAAGACCAAAAGTACCtggttcaattaaatttaatttatcacgtGATGAAGTTGAAAAACGTATTGAAATACAAAAAGCAAGAGAAGCTGCTTATCATGCTGAAAATGTTAAAGCTCGAAATTATAGAGCAGcagcagcatcatcatcagcagtAGCAACAACAAGTTCTACTGTtgcatcgtcatcatcatcatcaacaacaacatcaacaatagcAACAGCATCAAGTTTTGACAGTACAACACGAGCAAATTTAGATACTGTtagaattaaaatacaaagttATCGTAAAATTGAAGACAATAAAAATggtcatgataataattatccttttttaatatcaaataatccATTATTTATATCTGAGACTGATAAACAAGAATCACCACTTTATAGTAGTTCAGAAAGTTTAAGAGTTAATTTTCAACGTTTACGAAGAAAATCTGATGCTGAAATTGGTAATGGTAGTAGTGATTTAAGTAGTAAAATATTTGCTGAAAAATATCACAGAGAAGTATCTGGTTTAGAgagtgttaaaaattatttagatgcTAAAAAAGGACAAAGATTTAATCTTGGTCTTGGTAAATTAACACAAAATATGATACaacttggtaaaaatattgctCAAAATTCACGTAATTTAGAGTCACCAAATGCCAAATCAAAAGTATCAAATATGAGAAATTTAGATGATATAACATCTAGCTCAATTATGagagatattaattttatagaacCACAATTACTCAAACAAGattcacaaattaaaaaaacatctaacaataattttttacttgattcaAAAAATCGTAATGGTCATTCATCAAATGGTCataatgataattcatcaGCTTCaccaattaaaacaaataatcaacaacaacaacaacaacaacaacttaaTATTCTTGATCCTccaaaattatatcaaaatgatACGTCAAAAAATGATTATGGAAAACCagaaataattgttgatacaataacaacaaatacaaatatttatcgtCACAGAACTGGCTCATTATCTGAAACAAAAAGaccagttataaaaaatatacgtaGATCATTTCATCCTGGTGCTGAATCAAGTGAAGATTCAGATTCAATATCACATTCTGAAACTGATATACGTGCACGTTTACGTTTTAAAAAACGTAGTAAAAAAGTACCTCAAAGTTtacgtttaaatttaaataaaaataataataataacaataaaagtaTGTTTTTACATCCAGAAACAGCACGTGGTTGTTCAATAATTGATCATACTGGTaaatcaccaccaccatcaacaagttttttaaattcattatcacCACCATTTTCATCACGTAACAACATGTTATCATGGCCAGAAAGTGCACCAAGTTCAAGTTTAACATTTACAAGTAATTCAGAACTTGATTCAGATACAAGCTCAGCTGAATATCCTGAATTTACACAGGATGCACTTACATTTCCACCATCACCAGCaccataa
- the LOC122848779 gene encoding probable serine/threonine-protein kinase tsuA isoform X2, which yields MYENWSIKMDTQGGISRNAGPGLYEFLMEAELQQYYAGIRGDLKVQTTAQLKYVTEDDLTTIGMSKPEMRRLKKYFQKHFPQNYLLKFKKMLLSKREGCDQIGGLSILAEEKQDKPPIKVPNKHMIPADAIIVNKELGTGEFGVVQQGVWTNDGERIQVAIKCLSRERMQNNPIEFLKEAAIMHAIDHEHIVRLYGVVLDTNSLMLVTELAPLRSLLECLKEPSLRASFPVLSLCDFSIQISDGMQYLEAKRLIHRDLAARNILVFSKNKVKISDFGLSRALGVGKDYYQTNFNVNLKLPIAWCAPECISYLKFTSASDVWAYGVTLWEMFSYGFQPWAALTGHQILEAIDEPNYQRLEQPDCCPNDYFLLMQQCWQHEPTKRPKFHELINLLPDLKPEQVQAVQDSSEIGQLSYRQSDIITVLDKGGNNILWKGVLTNGKTGLFNPAHTIAYLGSNLPSNKPGEFTRGDGKNVFSSSQRKKIRTDMISSPQGDLKHTGHVGLDGAYFGDISFLGGKYPHLPRQVVTPYKPHEDVTDNSSQIYSQDERNAEASSCTNKDSRNSHGFQDVSIDGLWSDTTSELSFTSTNHNKINKKNHQHDSIIMPNCASAIEALGADHEYHEISDEENQDSPLRFDKPLNFDFGPSLLDEMDQMFRSLGSSPQPPPPPPPPSSLSGHHSSAEHESSNARNELREIQAKQSNKKKQASVKPISAADQKTLYSAIAMAQELTARSMSDLDHPPDSPRTPASPTRRRKFSFKLPHQHSPKPDRRHFSEEAASIPDIQWLCSSLQSLSSTVSSIESLGAPSTLKLPLWDKASAEFCFAKSRELLTKPSAWTSYMDMEFDTRIINDNDSIKKSLVKSTEFLDNGNRNGSINNFGNGDVLIEKNNTQTNGNGKISYLSNSNLEMSKDAKRVSTSYIDRYFDQTKYYDDDTNIEECFEREIYGFEEEKNHLKNSNNNLDNNERINYWTNHFSTRHDTFGKNKMLNNQDIMRKNNIKTNDNNYQFENMSNYQIPYVKAKSFDLSTDGIMNFDVGTRPKVPGSIKFNLSRDEVEKRIEIQKAREAAYHAENVKARNYRAAAASSSAVATTSSTVASSSSSSTTTSTIATASSFDSTTRANLDTVRIKIQSYRKIEDNKNGHDNNYPFLISNNPLFISETDKQESPLYSSSESLRVNFQRLRRKSDAEIGNGSSDLSSKIFAEKYHREVSGLESVKNYLDAKKGQRFNLGLGKLTQNMIQLGKNIAQNSRNLESPNAKSKVSNMRNLDDITSSSIMRDINFIEPQLLKQDSQIKKTSNNNFLLDSKNRNGHSSNGHNDNSSASPIKTNNQQQQQQQQLNILDPPKLYQNDTSKNDYGKPEIIVDTITTNTNIYRHRTGSLSETKRPVIKNIRRSFHPGAESSEDSDSISHSETDIRARLRFKKRSKKVPQSLRLNLNKNNNNNNKSMFLHPETARGCSIIDHTGKSPPPSTSFLNSLSPPFSSRNNMLSWPESAPSSSLTFTSNSELDSDTSSAEYPEFTQDALTFPPSPAP from the exons aTGTACGAAAATTGGAGCATTAAAATgg ataccCAAGGAGGTATATCACGTAATGCTGGTCCAGGTCTTTATGAATTTCTCATGGAGGCTGAACTTCAACAGTATTATGCAGGAATTCGAG gtGACTTGAAGGTACAGACAACAgcacaattaaaatatgtaacaGAGGatgatttaacaacaattggaATGAGTAAACCAGAAATGcgtagattaaaaaaatattttcaaaaacattttccacaaaattatttattgaaatttaaaaaaatgttattatccAAAAGAGAGGGTTGTGATCAAATTGGTGGCTTGTCAATTCTAGCTGaagaaaaacaagataaacCACCAATAAAAGTACCAAATAAACATATGATACCAGCAGAtgcaataattgttaataaagaaCTTGGTACTGGTGAATTTGGTGTTGTACAACAGGGTGTATGGACAAATGATGGTGAACGTATACAAGTTgcaataaaatgtttatcacGTGAAAGAATGCAAAATAatccaattgaatttttaaaagaagcAGCAATAATGCATGCTATTGATCATGAACATATTGTACGTTTATATGGTGTTGTACTTGATACAAATTCATTGATGCTTGTTACTGAATTAGCACCATTACGTTCATTACTTGAATGTTTAAAAGAGCCAAGTTTACGTGCTAGTTTTCCAGTATTATCATTATgtgatttttcaatacaaaTATCTGATGGTATGCAATATTTAGAAGCTAAAAGATTAATACATCGTGATTTAGCTGCACGTAATATACttgtattttctaaaaataaagttaaaatatcTGATTTTGGTTTATCAAGAGCACTTGGTGTTGGTAAAgattattatcaaacaaattttaatgttaatttaaaattaccaatAGCATGGTGTGCACCAGAATGtatatcatatttaaaatttacatcagCAAGTGATGTATGGGCATATGGTGTTACATTATGGGAAATGTTTAGTTATGGTTTTCAACCATGGGCAGCTCTAACTGGACATCAAATATTAGAAGCAATTGATGAACCAAATTATCAACGTCTTGAACAACCAGATTGTTGtccaaatgattattttttattaatgcaaCAATGCTGGCAACATGAACCAACAAAAAGACCAAAATttcatgaattaataaatttattaccagaTTTAAAACCTGAACAAGTACAAGCTGTACAAGATAGTTCAGAAATTGGACAATTATCATATCGTCAAAGTGATATTATAACTGTATTAGATAAAGGaggtaataatatattatggaAAGGTGTATTAACAAATGGTAAAACTGGATTATTTAATCCAGCTCATACAATTGCTTATCTTGGTTCAAATTTACCAAGTAATAAACCTGGTGAATTTACACGTGGTGATggtaaaaatgtattttcatcatcacaaagaaaaaaaatacgtactGATATGATATCATCACCACAAGGTGATTTAAAACATACTGGTCATGTTGGTCTTGATGGAGCATATTTTGGTGATATTAGTTTTCTTGGTGGTAAATATCCACATTTACCAAGACAAGTTGTAACACCATATAAACCACATGAAGATGTTACTGATAATTCTAGTCAAATTTATAGTCAAGATGAACGTAATGCTGAGGCATCATCATGCACAAATAAAGACAGTAGAAATTCACATGGTTTTCAAGATGTTAGCATTGATGGTTTATGGTCAGATACAACATCTGAATTATCATTTACAAGTacaaatcataataaaattaataaaaaaaatcatcaacatgaTTCAATTATAATGCCAAATTGTGCTAGTGCCATTGAAGCACTTGGTGCTGATCATGAATATCATGAAATTAGTGATGAAGAAAATCAAGATAGTCCATTGAGATTTGATAAaccattaaattttgattttggaCCAAGTTTATTGGATGAAATGGATCAAATGTTTCGTTCACTTG gttCTTCACCACaaccacctccaccaccaccaccaccatcttCATTGTCTGGTCATCATTCATCAGCTGAACATGAATCAAGTAATGCTAGAAATGAACTTCGTGAAATTCAAGCTAAGCagagtaacaaaaaaaaacaagccaGC GTGAAACCAATCTCAGCTGCCGATCAGAAAACTCTTTATTCGGCAATTGCGATGGCACAGGAATTGACCGCACGTTCAATGTCGGATCTTGACCATCCACCAGATTCACCACGAACACCTGCAAGTCCAACAAGACGcagaaaattttcatttaaattgcCACATCAACACAGTCCTAAACCCGACAGACGACACTTTTCTGAGGAAGCTGCTAGTATACCTGACATACAG TGGCTATGCTCAAGTTTACAATCTCTATCATCAACAGTATCAAGTATTGAATCACTTGGTGCTCCATCAACTCTTAAATTACCATTATGGGACAAGGCATCTGCTGAATTTTGTTTTGCAAAATCACgtgaattattaacaaaaccaAGTGCCTGGACATCCTATATGGATATGGAATTTGATACacgtattattaatgataatgattcaattaaaaaaagtctTGTTAAATCAACagaatttttagataatgGTAATCGTAATGgtagtattaataattttggtaATGGTGatgtattaattgaaaaaaataatacacaaacAAATGGTAATggtaaaatatcatatttatcaaattcaaatttagAAATGTCAAAAGATGCTAAACGTGTATCAACAAGTTATATTGATCGTTATTTTGatcaaacaaaatattatgatgatgatacaaatATAGAAGAATGTTTTGAACGTGAAATTTATGGttttgaagaagaaaaaaatcatttaaaaaattcaaataataatttagataataatgaaagaattAATTATTGGACAAATCATTTTTCAACAAGACATGATAcatttggtaaaaataaaatgctcAATAATCAAGATatcatgagaaaaaataatattaaaacaaatgataataattatcaatttgaaaatatgtCAAATTATCAAATACCATATGTTAAAGCaaaatcatttgatttatcaactgATGGAATTATGAATTTTGATGTTGGAACAAGACCAAAAGTACCtggttcaattaaatttaatttatcacgtGATGAAGTTGAAAAACGTATTGAAATACAAAAAGCAAGAGAAGCTGCTTATCATGCTGAAAATGTTAAAGCTCGAAATTATAGAGCAGcagcagcatcatcatcagcagtAGCAACAACAAGTTCTACTGTtgcatcgtcatcatcatcatcaacaacaacatcaacaatagcAACAGCATCAAGTTTTGACAGTACAACACGAGCAAATTTAGATACTGTtagaattaaaatacaaagttATCGTAAAATTGAAGACAATAAAAATggtcatgataataattatccttttttaatatcaaataatccATTATTTATATCTGAGACTGATAAACAAGAATCACCACTTTATAGTAGTTCAGAAAGTTTAAGAGTTAATTTTCAACGTTTACGAAGAAAATCTGATGCTGAAATTGGTAATGGTAGTAGTGATTTAAGTAGTAAAATATTTGCTGAAAAATATCACAGAGAAGTATCTGGTTTAGAgagtgttaaaaattatttagatgcTAAAAAAGGACAAAGATTTAATCTTGGTCTTGGTAAATTAACACAAAATATGATACaacttggtaaaaatattgctCAAAATTCACGTAATTTAGAGTCACCAAATGCCAAATCAAAAGTATCAAATATGAGAAATTTAGATGATATAACATCTAGCTCAATTATGagagatattaattttatagaacCACAATTACTCAAACAAGattcacaaattaaaaaaacatctaacaataattttttacttgattcaAAAAATCGTAATGGTCATTCATCAAATGGTCataatgataattcatcaGCTTCaccaattaaaacaaataatcaacaacaacaacaacaacaacaacttaaTATTCTTGATCCTccaaaattatatcaaaatgatACGTCAAAAAATGATTATGGAAAACCagaaataattgttgatacaataacaacaaatacaaatatttatcgtCACAGAACTGGCTCATTATCTGAAACAAAAAGaccagttataaaaaatatacgtaGATCATTTCATCCTGGTGCTGAATCAAGTGAAGATTCAGATTCAATATCACATTCTGAAACTGATATACGTGCACGTTTACGTTTTAAAAAACGTAGTAAAAAAGTACCTCAAAGTTtacgtttaaatttaaataaaaataataataataacaataaaagtaTGTTTTTACATCCAGAAACAGCACGTGGTTGTTCAATAATTGATCATACTGGTaaatcaccaccaccatcaacaagttttttaaattcattatcacCACCATTTTCATCACGTAACAACATGTTATCATGGCCAGAAAGTGCACCAAGTTCAAGTTTAACATTTACAAGTAATTCAGAACTTGATTCAGATACAAGCTCAGCTGAATATCCTGAATTTACACAGGATGCACTTACATTTCCACCATCACCAGCaccataa